Proteins from a genomic interval of Diaphorobacter sp. HDW4A:
- a CDS encoding TonB-dependent siderophore receptor, translating to MFSNSLPAQPSVRASVCFPRFRPVLVRTSVTAACALMGTAHAQSSLPEVQVQSTRAVDSALGLANTAKSGSNVDVPVQDLPASVSTVSSQQFDERADYAVMDAVTRTVGLSTNSSPGNGGLAFSSRGFSGVNSVGVAEDGMMLGVASGTVNYPNDAWGYERIDVLRGPASIVYGSGTMGGTVNAVRKQPSREHSTDLLVGAGSHGEARLGFGTTGAINETLSYRIDAYGQRTDGERELGYANSQKLMTGLRWQPRADLKVDVTADIADQKPERYFGTPAVDGQLVRSLRNVNYNVQDSDIRYKDKRVRAKAEWNVSDRLTLREELYWFKADRHWKNAEAYSFDPAAGQVTRGDYLEIGHDLEQKGNRIGAEMKLADHRIAMGWDVADVRYANLSNSPYGTPSNTLDAWNPVHGEWTSPDPYIARSKTKLRQNALYLEDAWQLSNQWLLMAGLRRDWYDFDQRSLITGATADTELRGTSWRVGATYKLSERSSLYAQLSRGHDPVGSLVSLSASQTAFKLTRGRQAEIGWKQQLPDERGEVTLAAFDIRKTNILTRDPLRPALSVQGGKQTSRGVELSAAYKVNAAFRVDGNLAYVKAKFDELREGSSGIDRAGNRPENVPATTANLWGHYRIGAWQTSLGLRHVGSSYTSNANTSKLPRYTVADAVLRWDVSKTTALNLVVRNLTNRVYAASSYYDDQWLVAPGRSVALTGQFRF from the coding sequence ATGTTCTCCAACTCTTTGCCTGCGCAGCCTTCGGTTCGCGCTTCGGTCTGTTTCCCCCGTTTTCGTCCGGTACTTGTGCGCACCAGCGTGACCGCCGCATGCGCGCTGATGGGCACGGCCCACGCGCAATCGAGTCTGCCCGAGGTGCAGGTGCAATCCACGCGCGCGGTCGATTCCGCGCTGGGTCTCGCCAACACGGCGAAGTCTGGCTCCAACGTCGATGTGCCGGTGCAGGATCTGCCCGCCAGCGTGTCCACGGTGTCGTCGCAGCAGTTTGACGAGCGTGCCGACTACGCGGTGATGGACGCGGTCACGCGCACCGTGGGCCTCTCTACCAACAGCTCGCCGGGCAATGGCGGGCTTGCGTTTTCCAGCCGCGGTTTCAGCGGCGTGAATTCCGTGGGCGTGGCCGAAGACGGGATGATGCTCGGCGTGGCCTCCGGCACGGTGAACTATCCGAACGATGCCTGGGGCTACGAGCGCATCGACGTGCTGCGCGGCCCCGCGTCCATCGTTTACGGCAGCGGCACGATGGGAGGCACGGTCAACGCGGTGCGCAAGCAGCCAAGCCGCGAGCACTCCACCGATTTGTTGGTGGGCGCGGGCAGCCATGGCGAGGCGCGTCTCGGCTTCGGCACTACGGGTGCGATCAACGAGACGCTGAGCTATCGCATCGATGCCTACGGTCAGCGCACCGACGGCGAGCGCGAGCTGGGCTATGCGAACAGCCAGAAGCTGATGACCGGCCTGCGCTGGCAGCCGCGCGCTGATCTCAAGGTCGATGTCACGGCCGACATCGCCGACCAGAAGCCCGAGCGCTATTTCGGCACGCCCGCAGTGGACGGCCAGCTCGTGCGTTCGCTGCGCAACGTCAACTACAACGTGCAGGACAGCGACATCCGCTACAAGGACAAGCGCGTGCGTGCCAAGGCCGAGTGGAATGTGAGCGACCGGCTCACGCTGCGCGAGGAGCTCTACTGGTTCAAGGCCGACCGGCACTGGAAAAATGCCGAGGCGTACAGCTTTGATCCCGCTGCCGGACAGGTGACGCGCGGCGACTATCTCGAGATCGGCCACGACCTTGAGCAGAAGGGCAACCGCATCGGGGCTGAAATGAAGCTCGCCGATCACCGCATCGCCATGGGTTGGGACGTGGCCGATGTGCGCTACGCCAACCTGAGCAATTCGCCCTACGGCACGCCGTCGAACACGCTCGATGCGTGGAATCCCGTGCATGGCGAATGGACGAGTCCCGATCCCTACATCGCTCGTAGCAAGACGAAGCTGCGCCAGAACGCGCTCTATCTCGAGGACGCATGGCAGCTGTCCAACCAATGGCTGCTGATGGCAGGCCTGCGTCGCGACTGGTATGACTTCGACCAGCGCAGCCTCATCACCGGGGCGACGGCAGACACGGAACTGCGCGGCACCTCGTGGCGCGTGGGCGCGACCTACAAGCTCAGCGAGCGCAGCAGTCTCTATGCGCAGCTCAGCCGTGGGCATGATCCCGTGGGCAGTCTGGTGTCGCTGTCGGCATCGCAGACGGCCTTTAAGCTCACGCGCGGGCGGCAGGCAGAGATCGGCTGGAAGCAGCAACTGCCAGACGAGCGCGGAGAGGTGACACTCGCGGCCTTCGACATCCGCAAGACCAATATCCTCACGCGCGATCCGCTGCGTCCCGCGCTCTCGGTACAGGGCGGCAAGCAGACCTCACGCGGTGTGGAGCTGAGCGCGGCCTACAAGGTGAACGCGGCGTTCCGCGTGGATGGAAATCTGGCCTATGTGAAGGCCAAATTCGACGAGCTGCGCGAAGGCAGTTCGGGTATCGACCGCGCGGGCAATCGCCCGGAGAACGTGCCCGCGACGACGGCCAATCTCTGGGGGCACTACCGCATCGGCGCATGGCAGACCTCGCTCGGCCTGCGCCATGTCGGCAGCAGTTACACGAGCAATGCCAACACCTCCAAGCTGCCGCGCTACACCGTAGCCGATGCGGTGCTGCGTTGGGATGTGAGCAAGACGACGGCGCTGAATCTGGTAGTGCGCAATCTCACCAACCGCGTGTACGCCGCCTCGTCGTACTACGACGACCAGTGGCTGGTCGCACCGGGCCGCAGCGTGGCGCTGACGGGCCAGTTCCGGTTCTGA
- a CDS encoding ABC transporter substrate-binding protein, protein MAYSTFTSNRRMRAAAIFAMAFSAAGAVHAQSAQRVQPLVIDVCGKPVTYARVPQRAVTHDVNITEMFLYLGLGSRLVGYSGIPASKDVSLRYRAALAKVPDLSRKDMNLESMLGVRADFVFGGWSYGFRAGGVTPALLARYGVDSYVLRESCIHVEKRERIVLSDSLIDMRNVARIFDVEKENALKLQALESRIQALEGEMQGVTKRPRVFVYDSGQRLPVTVGRFGTPHAMIEAAGGQNIFSDIASNWPTGNWEDVIARDPEWIVIIDYDQPDAQGKIDFLLAKKELAHVEAIRNKRFFVMTYSDATPSPANVDRAEALARRLHPERFAAATGAGR, encoded by the coding sequence ATGGCTTATTCGACCTTCACATCGAACCGGCGCATGCGCGCGGCGGCCATCTTCGCGATGGCGTTTTCTGCTGCGGGCGCTGTGCATGCGCAATCCGCGCAACGTGTGCAGCCGCTGGTGATCGACGTCTGCGGCAAGCCGGTGACCTATGCGCGCGTGCCGCAGCGCGCGGTCACGCATGACGTCAACATCACCGAGATGTTTTTGTATCTGGGGCTGGGCTCGCGCCTCGTCGGCTACTCGGGCATTCCGGCCAGCAAGGACGTGTCGTTGCGTTATCGCGCCGCGCTCGCCAAGGTGCCCGATCTCTCGCGCAAGGACATGAATCTGGAGAGCATGCTCGGTGTGCGTGCCGATTTCGTCTTCGGTGGTTGGAGCTACGGCTTTCGCGCCGGTGGCGTGACGCCTGCGCTGCTCGCGCGCTACGGTGTGGATTCGTATGTGCTGCGCGAGTCCTGTATTCATGTCGAAAAGCGCGAACGCATTGTCCTTTCCGATTCGCTGATCGACATGCGCAATGTAGCGCGCATCTTCGATGTCGAAAAAGAAAACGCGCTGAAACTGCAGGCGCTTGAATCGCGCATTCAGGCGCTTGAGGGCGAGATGCAGGGCGTTACCAAGCGCCCGCGCGTCTTCGTCTACGACAGCGGCCAGCGCTTGCCGGTGACTGTCGGCCGCTTCGGCACGCCGCACGCGATGATCGAAGCGGCGGGCGGGCAGAACATCTTTTCCGACATAGCAAGCAACTGGCCCACGGGCAATTGGGAAGACGTGATCGCGCGCGACCCAGAATGGATCGTGATCATCGACTACGACCAGCCGGACGCGCAAGGCAAGATCGATTTTCTACTCGCCAAGAAGGAGCTCGCGCACGTCGAGGCCATCCGCAATAAGCGCTTCTTCGTGATGACTTATTCGGATGCGACGCCCAGTCCCGCCAATGTGGATAGGGCAGAGGCGTTGGCGCGCAGGCTGCATCCCGAGCGCTTTGCCGCGGCTACGGGCGCGGGCAGGTGA
- a CDS encoding c-type cytochrome, whose protein sequence is MTEPYDEGDAPNRPKWIGWALVIFMALVVIGVLNVGWLIMRPTPAADALAAVIAAKPELAVGQSAVEASDCMRCHGVQRKAVGPSFADIASKYAQQADAKEYLARKIREGSVGTWGNVIMPRHPQISEEQSLQMAAWLMAVPRVGASSSSNQ, encoded by the coding sequence GTGACTGAACCCTACGACGAAGGCGATGCGCCCAACCGCCCGAAATGGATCGGCTGGGCGCTGGTGATTTTCATGGCGCTGGTGGTGATCGGCGTGCTCAACGTGGGCTGGCTGATCATGCGGCCCACGCCCGCCGCCGATGCACTGGCCGCCGTGATCGCCGCCAAACCGGAACTCGCGGTCGGCCAATCGGCCGTGGAGGCATCGGACTGCATGCGCTGCCACGGCGTGCAGCGCAAGGCGGTCGGCCCCTCGTTCGCGGACATCGCGAGCAAGTACGCGCAGCAGGCGGATGCCAAGGAGTACCTGGCCCGCAAGATCCGCGAGGGCAGCGTGGGGACATGGGGCAACGTCATCATGCCGCGGCATCCGCAGATTTCGGAAGAGCAATCTTTGCAGATGGCTGCTTGGCTGATGGCTGTGCCTCGGGTGGGGGCTTCTTCAAGCTCCAATCAGTGA
- a CDS encoding alkaline phosphatase, producing MSERRLTDSVEHTPPKADTPSRRHVVWQLAFAAAIATLGGSLGACGGGGGGSSSGGATGNPKVQFVHGIASGDPLADRVILWTRLSPLSVFVGEIEVEWEVASDADFKVVVALGKTRTKPDQDYTVKVDVTGLSAATSYFYRFRAASQTSPVGRTKTLPTGPVDSVKLAVFSCANFPQGYFNVYGDASQHDDVDAAIHLGDYIYEFQKGFYEAATAAEMGRQVDPPNEIVSLKDYRLRYAQYKTDAQLQKLHARMPMIAVWDDHEFCDDTWMNGAGNHQPATEGSFAARKAAAMQAYHEWLPTRVASPEVIYRSFAFGDLLALHMLDTRTVGRDKQLSYDPLLALPEAQFEPALQSALNNGKRELLGDTQFAWLQKTMGDSSALWQVLGQQVVMGRMHLPKPIVLGWLGKPGGVSASDYQRIAALAQSKPSQLSAADKALLAQPRIPYNLDAWDGYAAAREQVLQAGLQLKKNLVVLSGDTHNAWANVLRTDAGVAAGVEFATASVSSPGFDANTGIVPAELKSTLESLLPDLRYCDTARRGYLLVTATRQACTSEWVQVSTVTSVSYTARVDASWKVMPSQPGMLVKA from the coding sequence ATGAGCGAACGCCGCCTCACCGATTCCGTCGAGCACACACCACCAAAAGCAGACACTCCAAGCCGCCGGCATGTTGTTTGGCAACTGGCCTTTGCCGCCGCCATCGCCACGCTGGGTGGGTCACTCGGTGCCTGTGGCGGCGGAGGCGGCGGGTCCAGCTCCGGCGGTGCCACCGGCAATCCCAAGGTGCAGTTCGTGCACGGCATCGCGAGCGGCGACCCACTGGCAGACCGCGTGATTCTCTGGACACGGCTCTCTCCGCTCAGCGTATTCGTCGGCGAGATCGAGGTGGAATGGGAGGTGGCGAGCGATGCCGATTTCAAAGTCGTCGTCGCGCTCGGCAAGACGCGCACCAAACCCGATCAGGACTACACCGTCAAGGTCGACGTCACCGGCCTATCCGCCGCCACCAGCTACTTCTACCGCTTTCGCGCCGCCTCGCAGACATCGCCCGTCGGCCGCACCAAGACGCTGCCCACCGGCCCGGTCGACAGCGTCAAGCTCGCGGTGTTTTCCTGCGCCAATTTTCCGCAGGGCTACTTCAACGTGTACGGCGACGCAAGCCAGCACGACGATGTCGATGCGGCCATCCATCTGGGCGACTACATCTACGAATTCCAGAAGGGCTTCTACGAAGCCGCGACGGCCGCAGAGATGGGCCGCCAAGTCGATCCGCCCAATGAGATCGTCTCGCTCAAGGACTACCGCCTGCGCTACGCGCAGTACAAGACCGACGCGCAACTGCAGAAACTGCATGCACGCATGCCGATGATCGCTGTATGGGACGATCACGAGTTCTGCGACGACACCTGGATGAACGGCGCGGGCAATCACCAACCGGCCACAGAAGGCAGCTTCGCCGCGCGCAAGGCCGCAGCGATGCAGGCCTATCACGAGTGGCTGCCCACGCGCGTGGCCAGCCCCGAGGTCATCTACCGCAGCTTCGCATTCGGCGATCTGCTCGCGCTGCACATGCTGGACACGCGCACCGTCGGCCGCGACAAGCAGCTCAGCTACGACCCGCTGCTGGCGCTGCCCGAAGCACAGTTCGAGCCTGCGCTGCAAAGCGCGCTCAATAATGGAAAGCGCGAGCTGCTCGGCGACACGCAGTTCGCATGGTTGCAGAAAACCATGGGCGATTCGAGCGCGCTCTGGCAAGTACTTGGCCAGCAGGTCGTGATGGGCCGCATGCATCTGCCCAAGCCCATCGTGCTCGGCTGGCTCGGCAAGCCGGGCGGCGTGTCGGCAAGCGACTACCAGCGCATCGCCGCACTCGCCCAGTCCAAGCCGTCACAACTCAGTGCGGCCGACAAGGCCCTGCTCGCTCAGCCGCGCATTCCCTACAACCTCGACGCCTGGGACGGTTACGCAGCCGCGCGCGAACAGGTGCTGCAAGCCGGCCTGCAGCTCAAGAAAAATCTGGTGGTGCTTTCGGGCGACACGCACAACGCGTGGGCCAACGTGCTCAGAACCGATGCTGGCGTTGCAGCCGGGGTGGAGTTCGCCACCGCGTCGGTGTCCTCGCCCGGCTTCGATGCCAACACCGGCATCGTCCCGGCGGAGCTCAAGAGCACGCTCGAGTCGCTGCTGCCTGATCTGCGCTACTGCGATACCGCGCGGCGCGGTTATCTGCTCGTCACTGCGACGCGGCAGGCCTGCACTTCGGAATGGGTGCAGGTGAGTACGGTGACCAGCGTGAGCTACACCGCACGCGTCGATGCGAGCTGGAAAGTCATGCCCTCGCAGCCGGGGATGCTGGTCAAAGCATGA